One window of the Eucalyptus grandis isolate ANBG69807.140 chromosome 6, ASM1654582v1, whole genome shotgun sequence genome contains the following:
- the LOC104415094 gene encoding putative HVA22-like protein g isoform X2, producing the protein MLWNFIIRCLLFVFGYVYPAFQCYKTMAKNTEVAKNGEQTKELRQWCQYWIIVTMFTVLERFADVLISWLPMYWEPLKLGFIIYLWHPKTEGTGHVYETLQDQFMKKHESKIDEKLEEWKARAWEFASPCRQYTSDFAQNAFARAMQYLASQSKILNFKEGRSLGSINRSASRTPRSESGETNPGSHTD; encoded by the exons ATGCTGTGGAATTTCATCATCCGATGCCTTTT GTTCGTTTTCGGGTATGTGTACCCAGCATTCCAGTGTTACAAAACCATGGCGAAGAACACCGAGGTGGCGAAGAATGGGGAGCAGACCAAGGAACTCAGGCAGTGGTGTCAATATTG GATCATTGTGACGATGTTCACCGTCCTGGAAAGGTTTGCCGACGTCTTGATCTCATG GCTTCCAATGTATTGGGAACCACTGAAGCTGGGTTTCATCATCTACCTGTGGCATCCTAAAACCGAG GGAACCGGGCATGTGTACGAGACGCTGCAGGATCAGTTCATGAAGAAGCACGAGAGCAAAATCGACGAGAAGCTGGAGGAGTGGAAGGCGAGAGCGTGGGAGTTCGCTTCTCCCTGCAGGCAATACACCTCGGATTTCGCGCAGAACGCCTTCGCTCGAGCCATGCAGTACTTGGCCTCTCAGTCTAAGATTCTCAATTTCAAG GAGGGAAGGAGCCTCGGCTCGATCAACCGCTCAGCGTCAAGGACGCCCAGATCGGAATCAGGGGAGACGAATCCCGGCTCCCACACGGACTAG
- the LOC104447117 gene encoding protein ROOT PRIMORDIUM DEFECTIVE 1, with protein MNWRFISRPSICCCFVLMTTRTKTTSAQYVAYRARDPTFEKLMEKYKNLLKVVAIQDLILASSNPSSSISLDFLNRLSQKLHLNRGAASFLRKYPHIFQIFYDTNKSQPFCKLTDAAIEIALEESQAIKASMPLVVDRLVRLLLMTSSKSLPLRAVFKVWRELGLPDDFEDSVISQNSNLFRLCDGHEPSTHILKLVDDIHEKNHLTAAVENWRVTECCREDSQVDRTEIRFSFKHGFPPGMRLSKDLKAKVKQWQRLPYVGPYEEIGEKRKSKAAIMALEKRAVAIVHEFLSLTVEKMVEVEKISHFRKWFEIDMNIRDLFLDHPGIFYLSTKGKTHTVFLREAYERGCLIDPNPVYEARRKLLNLVQLGHRAFFSGSPMIRDADQSKVDEFRGKE; from the coding sequence ATGAATTGGAGATTCATTTCTAGACCCTCCATATGCTGCTGTTTTGTACTCATGACTACTAGAACCAAAACAACCTCTGCACAGTATGTAGCTTACAGGGCCAGAGACCCTACATTTGAAAAACTCATGGAGAAATACAAAAACCTTCTCAAAGTGGTTGCAATTCAAGACCTCATTCTTGCTTCCAGCAACCcttcatcatcaatttcattgGACTTCCTCAATAGGCTCTCCCAGAAGCTCCACTTGAATCGTGGTGCTGCCTCCTTCCTCCGCAAATACCCCCACATCTTCCAAATATTTTATGATACTAATAAGTCTCAACCCTTTTGCAAATTAACTGATGCTGCCATTGAAATTGCCCTAGAAGAAAGTCAGGCTATCAAAGCATCAATGCCCCTTGTTGTAGACCGATTAGTTCGCCTTTTATTAATGACTTCTTCAAAGTCTTTGCCACTCCGTGCTGTTTTCAAGGTCTGGAGGGAGCTTGGTCTCCCAGATGACTTTGAGGATTCTGTGATTTCTCAAAATTCCAATCTCTTCAGACTTTGTGATGGTCATGAACCAAGTACACATATCTTGAAGTTGGTTGATGATATTCACGAAAAAAATCATCTTACAGCAGCAGTTGAGAATTGGAGGGTTACTGAGTGTTGTAGAGAAGACAGTCAAGTTGATAGAACTGAAATTAGGTTCAGTTTCAAGCATGGTTTTCCTCCGGGTATGAGACTGAGCAAGGACTTGAAGGCTAAGGTTAAGCAATGGCAGAGATTGCCCTATGTGGGGCCATATGAGGAGATAGGGGAAAAGAGAAAGTCTAAGGCTGCAATAATGGCATTGGAGAAACGAGCAGTTGCTATTGTTCATGAATTCTTGAGTCTCACCGTGGAAAAGATGGTCGAAGTGGAGAAGATTAGTCATTTTAGAAAATGGTTCGAAATAGATATGAATATTAGGGACTTGTTCTTGGATCATCCTGGGATATTTTATCTCTCAACCAAGGGGAAGACACACACAGTGTTCCTTAGAGAAGCTTATGAGAGAGGATGTTTGATCGACCCAAATCCTGTTTATGAGGCAAGGAGAAAGCTTCTTAATTTAGTTCAGTTGGGACATCGTGCATTTTTTTCTGGTAGTCCAATGATAAGGGATGCTGATCAGAGCAAGGTGGATGAGTTTCGAGGAAAAGAATGA
- the LOC104415094 gene encoding putative HVA22-like protein g isoform X1 — MLLPPHLPFGNVKEEGEKCSLWKLIGFLVLGFHRHGRFVFGYVYPAFQCYKTMAKNTEVAKNGEQTKELRQWCQYWIIVTMFTVLERFADVLISWLPMYWEPLKLGFIIYLWHPKTEGTGHVYETLQDQFMKKHESKIDEKLEEWKARAWEFASPCRQYTSDFAQNAFARAMQYLASQSKILNFKEGRSLGSINRSASRTPRSESGETNPGSHTD; from the exons ATGTTACTACCTCCCCACCTCCCATTTGGTAATGTGAAAGAAGAGGGTGAAAAATGCTCTCTTTGGAAATTGATTGGATTTCTCGTGTTGGGTTTTCATCGACATGGCAGGTTCGTTTTCGGGTATGTGTACCCAGCATTCCAGTGTTACAAAACCATGGCGAAGAACACCGAGGTGGCGAAGAATGGGGAGCAGACCAAGGAACTCAGGCAGTGGTGTCAATATTG GATCATTGTGACGATGTTCACCGTCCTGGAAAGGTTTGCCGACGTCTTGATCTCATG GCTTCCAATGTATTGGGAACCACTGAAGCTGGGTTTCATCATCTACCTGTGGCATCCTAAAACCGAG GGAACCGGGCATGTGTACGAGACGCTGCAGGATCAGTTCATGAAGAAGCACGAGAGCAAAATCGACGAGAAGCTGGAGGAGTGGAAGGCGAGAGCGTGGGAGTTCGCTTCTCCCTGCAGGCAATACACCTCGGATTTCGCGCAGAACGCCTTCGCTCGAGCCATGCAGTACTTGGCCTCTCAGTCTAAGATTCTCAATTTCAAG GAGGGAAGGAGCCTCGGCTCGATCAACCGCTCAGCGTCAAGGACGCCCAGATCGGAATCAGGGGAGACGAATCCCGGCTCCCACACGGACTAG
- the LOC104447105 gene encoding transcription factor E2FA, with the protein MAGGSGTPNRPAPPQAPAAATGQIFQPPKRHLAFATTKPPFVPPDDYHRFSSSSPADARRSAGADHEADAIVVRSPLLKRKSGTAENEVASSMWINSPGHVNVINSPFQTPVSAKGGKAYNRSKGSKANKSGPQTPLSNDGSPAALTPAGNCRYDSSLSLLTKKFINLIKHAEDGILDLNKAAETLEVQKRRIYDITNVLEGIGLIEKKIKNRIRWKGLDSSRPEDADVDFSRLQAEVEKLSLEERRLDDQIREMQEKLRGLGEDENNQKWLFVTEEDIKGLPCFQNETLIAIKAPHGTTLEVPDPDEAVDYPQRRYRIILRSTMGPIDVYLVSQFEEKFEEMNGMEPPPSLPLASSSGSSENTVSEAVNVDSNRNESDPDGLAYQISLDANASQEIVGGMMKIVPSDVDNDADYWLLSDADVSITDMWKTDTGVEWSEVDMLHPDFGIPDASMPRPQTPPSGTTDVPNPVDSANG; encoded by the exons ATGGCCGGCGGCTCCGGGACCCCCAACCGCCCGGCCCCGCCGCAGGCGCCGGCGGCGGCCACCGGCCAGATCTTCCAGCCGCCGAAGCGCCACCTCGCGTTCGCCACCACCAAGCCCCCGTTCGTGCCCCCCGACGACTACCACcggttctcctcctcctcccccgccgACGCCCGCCGCTCCGCCGGCGCCGATCACGAGGCCGACGCGATCGTCGTCAGATCGCCT CTACTCAAGCGTAAGAGTGGAACAGCAGAAAATGAGGTGGCATCTAGCATGTGGATTAACAGCCCTGGACATGTCAATGTTATAAATAGTCCATTCCAGACACCTGTATCTGCAAAAGGTGGAAAGGCTTACAACAGATCAAAGGGATCAAAGGCCAACAAGTCTGGTCCACAGACACCTTTGTCAAATGATG GATCACCTGCAGCCCTTACTCCAGCAGGCAACTGTCGATATGATAGTTCCTTAA GTCTTCTTACCAAGAAGTTCATAAATCTAATAAAGCACGCAGAAGATGGTATCCTCGACTTAAACAAAGCGGCAGAAACTTTAGAG GTGCAAAAGAGGCGGATATATGATATAACTAATGTCTTGGAAGGCATTGGTCTcattgaaaagaagataaagaaccGGATACGTTGGAA GGGGCTTGATTCTTCAAGACCAGAGGACGCAGATGTGGATTTTTCCCGTTTGCAG GCAGAAGTTGAGAAACTTTCTCTGGAAGAACGGAGATTAGATGACCAAATAAG AGAAATGCAGGAAAAGTTGAGGGGCTTGGGTGAAGATGAGAACAATCAAAA ATGGCTCTTTGTGACCGAAGAAGACATCAAAGGCCTACCCTGCTTTCAG AATGAGACCTTGATTGCTATCAAGGCTCCACATGGCACCACTTTGGAAGTACCGGATCCTGATGAA GCTGTTGACTATCCACAGAGGAGATATAGGATAATACTGAGAAGCACTATGGGTCCAATTGATGTCTATCTTGTAAG tcAATTTGAGGAGAAGTTTGAGGAGATGAATGGTATGGAGCCACCCCCTAGCTTACCTCTTGCATCCAGTTCTGGATCAAGTGAGAATACAGTAAGTGAGGCCGTGAATGTGGATAGCAACAGGAATGAAAGTGATCCTGATGGCCTTGCCTATCAAATATCCTTGGATGCAAATGCTTCACAAGAGATCGTTGGAGGAATGATGAAAATTGTACCATCAGATGTTGAT AATGATGCGGATTACTGGCTATTATCGGATGCTGACGTAAGCATTACGGACATGTGGAAGACGGACA CTGGCGTGGAATGGAGTGAAGTTGATATGCTTCACCCCGATTTTGGAATTCCTGATGCGAGTATGCCCAGGCCACAAACTCCACCATCAGGAACTACTGATGTGCCAAATCCTGTTGACTCTGCCAATGGGTGA
- the LOC120294766 gene encoding formin-like protein 14, protein MAENGGAVHLERKLRLRLEPPPPLPTALRRRHSIAAPTAPPPRPRQAPAQSLSFPNGTSASHPPLPPPLDLSGHDFPPTPPSGTSSPSPAASSPRRRRRRAAASPTSAASSSYEISIRNRLVNRAAWAYLRPMSASPRCDGPHLLRRLWLRLSACLGFVRRALGRIASFFLPVRSDR, encoded by the coding sequence ATGGCAGAGAACGGCGGCGCAGTCCACCTCGAGCGCAAGCTCCGGCTCAGGCTCGAGCCGCCGCCTCCGCTCCCGACCGCCCTCCGCCGCCGGCACTCGATCGCCGCCCCCACCGCCCCGCCCCCCCGCCCCCGCCAAGCCCCCGCCCAGTCCCTCAGCTTCCCCAACGGCACCTCCGCCTCCcaccctcccctccctcccccgCTCGACCTCTCCGGCCACGACTTCCCTCCTACACCACCCTCCGGgacctcctccccctccccggCCGCCTcctccccccgccgccgccgccgccgcgccgccgcctccccgacCTCCGCCGCGAGCTCGTCCTACGAGATATCGATCCGCAACCGCCTGGTGAACCGGGCCGCCTGGGCCTACCTCCGGCCGATGTCGGCCTCCCCCCGATGCGACGGGCCCCACCTCCTCCGCCGCCTCTGGCTCCGCCTCTCCGCCTGCCTCGGGTTCGTCCGCCGGGCCCTCGGCCGGATCGCCAGCTTCTTCCTGCCGGTCCGCTCCGATAGATAG